In Haemorhous mexicanus isolate bHaeMex1 chromosome 6, bHaeMex1.pri, whole genome shotgun sequence, a single window of DNA contains:
- the LOC132329025 gene encoding acyl-coenzyme A thioesterase 5-like: protein MWQVSARSLCRASCRAWQRRLPWPGPASAAPRSRGPAWSPGTAPAQGLSSMAPSIRLSPAARSLFDEPLAIAVQGLGPRQQVTLRTSLRDETGELFQASAHYQAGDDGELDLARSPALPGGSFSGLEPMGLLWALQPQKPFWRLVKRDVQSPFLLQLEVFEGHGERPGRLLAQAQHERAFLGDGVRRVPVREGKIRATLFLPPGEDTFPGIIDIHGLGGGLFEPRASLLANHGFATLALAYYQFEDLPQEPKELHLEYFEEAVNYMLQHKQVKGPGVGLLGFSKGAEVSLAMAAFLKNIVAVASLNAPVAATCIPFSYKDKIIPTVTLYEHKAKATNSKFLDYSDVIDDPFQAPGNQSRIPLEKGEAQFLFMVGQDDRVVKSEYYATEVCKLLQAQGKENFQILSYPGTGHCIDPPFFPLYHIGSHPVFHKRAVLGGELRAYSKAQVHAWSQIQAFFKKYLIVN, encoded by the exons ATGTGGCAGGTCAGTGCCCGCTCCCTGTGCCGGGCCAGCTGCCGCGCCTGGCAAAGGCGGCTGCCCTGGCCCGGCCCCGCATCTGCAGCCCCACGGAGCCGCGGCCCCGCGTGGAGCCCCGGGACAGCGCCCGCCCAGGGACTCTCCTCCATGGCCCCCTCCATCCGCCTGTCGCCCGCCGCCCGCAGCCTCTTCGATGAGCCGCTGGCCATCGCCGTGCAGGGCCTCGGCCCGCGGCAGCAGGTCACTCTGCGGACGTCCTTGCGGGACGAGACCGGAGAGCTCTTCCAGGCCAGTGCCCACTACCAGGCGGGCGACGACGGGGAGCTGGACCTCGCCCGCTCTCCTGCGCTGCCGGGAGGCAGCTTCTCCGGCCTGGAGCccatggggctgctctgggctttgcAGCCCCAGAAGCCTTTCTGGCGGCTGGTAAAGCGGGACGTGCAGAgccccttcctcctgcagctggaggtgtTTGAGGGCCACGGGGAGCGCCCCGGGCGGCTCCTGGCCCAGGCGCAGCACGAGCGGGCGTTCCTGGGGGACGGGGTGCGGAGAGTCCCGGTGCGAGAAGGGAAGATCCGGGCGACGCTTTTCCTGCCCCCCG GAGAAGACACCTTTCCAGGGATCATTGATATACATGGACTTGGAGGAGGTCTTTTTGAGCCCAGAGCAAGCCTGCTGGCCAATCATGGCTTTGCCACACTCGCTCTGGCTTATTATCAATTTGAGGATTTGCCCCAGGAACCAAAGGAACTCCACCTGGAATATTTTGAAGAGGCAGTGAACTATATGCTGCAGCACAAACAG GTGAAGGGTCCAGGGGTTGGCCTGCTCGGTTTCTCCAAAGGAGCTGAAGTGTCCCTTGCCATGGCTGCCTTCCTGAAGAACATCGTGGCTGTTGCTTCCCTCAATGCCCCTGTTGCTGCTACATGTATTCCTTTCTCTTACAAGGATAAAATCATCCCCACTGTGACCTTATATGAACACAAAGCCAAGGCCACCAATTCCAAATTTCTTGATTATTCTGATGTCATTGATGATCCCTTTCAAGCCCCTGGCAACCAAAGCCGGATCCCACTAGAGAAAGGTGAGGCACAGTTTCTGTTCATGGTGGGCCAAGATGACCGTGTTGTCAAAAGTGAGTATTATGCTACTGAAGTCTGCAAGCTTCTGCAGGCTCAAGGGAAGGAAAATTTTCAGATTCTCTCCTACCCTGGAACAGGGCACTGCATAGACCCaccctttttccccttgtaCCACATAGGAAGCCACCCCGTTTTTCACAAGAGAGCAGTCCTGGgtggggagctcagggcttATTCTAAAGCTCAGGTTCATGCTTGGTCACAGATccaggcattttttaaaaagtatttaattgtTAACTAA